From Toxorhynchites rutilus septentrionalis strain SRP chromosome 2, ASM2978413v1, whole genome shotgun sequence, a single genomic window includes:
- the LOC129770167 gene encoding DNA replication licensing factor MCM4 produces the protein MSSPVGPNRNRSQNTPMKQGITTSQTETPLRIGNRTRDASVVVENSDNVTVPTSPAGGSGSAMAPPTSPFNVVGSGAVGMSEIDISSPLNYGTPSSMGSIRTPRSGIRGTPMKQRPDLRVDRPVRQVNVRSDQLEPIPEGCQSSEVDSTPSQPKLVVWGTNVVVSECLKKFKDFIMRYIDPDAAQDEISEGMNLNEPLYIQKLEEIHTLEEPFLNVNCAHLKTFDEALYRQLICYPQDVIPTFDVAVNEMFFDRYPAAILEHQIQVRPFNAEKTRSMRELNPEDIDQLITISGMVIRTSNLMPEMREAFFKCIVCNFSTVVELERGRIAEPTLCSHCNTNHCFQLIHNRSQFADRQMVKLQEAPDDMAAGQTPHNVLLLAHDDLVDKVQAGDRVTVTGIYKAMPMQENPRARNVKSVYKTHIDVVHFRKVDDKRLYEDEDGKDHKFPPERVELLKKLSQKPDVYDRLVRTIAPSIYENTDIKKGILLQLFGGSKKKQATSGRQNFRAEIHILLCGDPGTSKSQLLQYVYHLVPRAQYTSGKGSSAVGLTAYVTKDPESRQLVLQTGALVLADNGVCCIDEFDKMNDSTRSVLHEVMEQQTLSIAKAGIICQLNARTSILAAANPSESQWNKNKTIIDNVQLPHTLMSRFDLIFLVLDPQDEVFDRRLAAHLVSLYYASREDEEDTLFDMSVLRDYIAYAKEHINPVLSEEAQQRLIQAYVDMRKVGAGRGQISAYPRQLESLIRLSEAHAKVRLSETVDIVDVEEAWRLHREALKQSATDPLSGKIDVGILTTGLSSAARKKRAELVASIKENLKMKGKISTLPYQKLFGEIKEASQVLITKEQFEDALKELQDEGVIVIVGNNTIRIC, from the exons ATGTCCAGCCCGGTGGGACCGAATCGAAACCGTTCTCAGAACACTCCTATGAAGCAAG GAATCACCACTAGCCAGACTGAAACGCCGCTGCGAATCGGCAACCGGACACGCGATGCGAGTGTTGTGGTTGAGAACTCGGATAACGTTACAGTACCGACTTCCCCAGCCGGCGGAAGTGGTTCGGCAATGGCGCCACCGACGAGTCCGTTTAATGTTGTTGGTAGTGGCGCAGTGGGAATGAGCGAGATAGACATAAGCTCTCCGCTGAATTATGGCACACCCAGTTCTATGGGATCAATTCGAACGCCCAGGTCCGGAATTCGTGGAACGCCTATGAAGCAACGTCCCGATTTACGTGTTGATCGACCTGTTCGCCAAGTGAACGTCCGTTCCGATCAACTGGAGCCCATTCCAGAGGGATGTCAATCGTCGGAAGTGGATTCTACTCCGAGTCAGCcaaaattagttgtttggggaacCAACGTTGTTGTCTctgaatgtttgaaaaagtttaaagattTTATTATGAGGTATATCGATCCTGACGCAGCACAGGATGAGATTAGCGAGGGGATGAATTTGAATGAGCCACTGTATATTCAAAAGTTGGAAGAAATCCATACGCTTGAGGAACCATTTCTAAATGTAAACTGCGCGCATTTAAAAACTTTCGATGAAGCTCTCTACCGTCAACTGATATGCTATCCCCAAGATGTTATTCCTACGTTTGACGTAGCCGTGAATGAAATGTTCTTTGATCGTTATCCGGCAGCGATTCTTGAACATCAAATTCAGGTTCGGCCATTCAACGCAGAGAAAACCAGAAGTATGCGAGAGCTCAATCCGGAAGATATCGATCAGCTAATCACGATCAGTGGAATGGTTATTCGTACATCAAACCTTATGCCTGAAATGCGTGAGGCTTTCTTCAAGTGCATTGTTTGCAACTTTAGTACCGTAGTCGAGCTGGAACGGGGCAGAATTGCCGAGCCAACGCTCTGTTCTCACTGTAATACGAACCACTGCTTCCAGTTGATTCACAATCGTTCTCAGTTTGCTGATCGTCAAATGGTTAAGTTGCAGGAAGCACCCGATGATATGGCTGCTGGGCAGACTCCTCACAATGTGCTGCTGCTTGCTCATGACGATCTGGTTGATAAAGTTCAAGCGGGAGATCGTGTTACCGTGACGGGAATCTATAAGGCCATGCCGATGCAGGAGAATCCCCGTGCGCGAAATGTGAAATCAGTCTATAAAACACACATTGATGTTGTTCACTTCCGTAAGGTGGACGACAAACGGCTCTACGAAGACGAAGATGGAAAGGACCACAAATTCCCCCCGGAACGTGTTGAATTGTTAAAGAAACTTTCTCAGAAACCCGATGTATACGATCGCCTGGTACGGACAATAGCTCCGTCAATTTATGAAAACACGGATATCAAAAAAGGTATCCTGCTGCAGCTGTTTGGTGGTTCAAAGAAGAAACAAGCGACATCTGGGCGGCAGAACTTCAGAGCAGAGATTCACATTTTACTTTGCGGTGATCCAGGAACTTCAAAATCACAACTGCTGCAATATGTTTATCACTTGGTACCCAGAGCGCAGTACACATCAGGGAAGGGTTCATCGGCAGTTGGTTTAACGGCTTATGTTACCAAAGATCCTGAATCAAGACAGCTTGTCCTACAAAC TGGCGCTCTGGTTCTGGCAGACAACGGTGTATGCTGCATTGATGAGTTCGATAAGATGAATGACTCAACGAGAAGCGTTCTTCACGAAGTGATGGAGCAGCAAACACTAAGCATTGCCAAAGCTGGCATTATTTGTCAGTTGAATGCTCGTACATCAATCCTAGCGGCGGCGAATCCATCCGAATCGCAATGGAATAAGAATAAGACTATTATCGATAACGTTCAACTGCCTCACACCTTGATGTCCAGATTCGACTTGATATTCCTTGTTCTAGACCCGCAAGATGAAGTTTTTGATCGTCGGCTCGCTGCACATTTAGTCTCATTGTACTACGCATCTCGGGAAGACGAGGAAGATACATTATTC GATATGAGCGTTCTTCGGGATTACATTGCTTACGCTAAGGAGCACATCAATCCAGTTCTATCGGAGGAAGCACAACAACGTCTCATCCAAGCCTATGTAGATATGCGCAAGGTAGGCGCTGGAAGGGGCCAAATTTCGGCCTATCCACGACAACTCGAAAGTTTGATTCGGCTTTCGGAAGCACACGCTAAAGTAAGGCTGAGTGAAACGGTCGATATAGTTGATGTTGAGGAAGCCTGGCGTTTACATCGAGAAGCGCTGAAACAATCCGCGACCGATCCACTTTCGGGCAAGATTGATGTTGGCATCTTGACTACCGGTTTATCGAGTGCCGCACGAAAGAAACGAGCTGAACTTGTTGCTAGTATTAAAGAAAACCTCAAGATGAAGGGTAAAATTTCTACATTGCCGTATCAAAAGTTATTTGGCGAAATTAAGGAAGCATCCCAAGTG CTTATAACCAAGGAGCAATTTGAAGATGCCCTCAAGGAATTGCAAGACGAAGGCGTCATTGTAATTGTCGGCAACAATACTATAAGAATATGCTAG
- the LOC129770168 gene encoding uncharacterized protein LOC129770168 isoform X2, producing MKSNQIFYCFCISEFTSPELQRNTRNEKEAQLKAPAPGSISDKYQVFRDIDATVILDVEEERQLQLQRDSHSALETDEPDQEELPDIFKGINLQRGKTGVYEIEDLVKVLRLNNAENIFVCTVPREIKYVDYICVVSGMSFRHMRGVAEFVRKVFKMKRNAGDIIPKIEGENSRDWMAMDLGNIALHIFAESARQQYDLESLWAIGAKYDHECNKPNEPLVDLFERHSIYLKDLKPLNDNANFKNSLA from the exons atgaaatcaaatcaaatattTTACTGTTTCTGCATTTCAG AGTTTACCTCACCAGAACTACAAAGGAATACACGTAACGAAAAAGAAGCACAGTTAAAAGCACCGGCCCCGGGTTCTATCTCTGATAAGTACCAAGTTTTCCGGGACATTGACGCCACAGTCATCCTAGATGTGGAAGAAGAGCGCCAACTTCAGCTGCAACGTGATTCACACTCGGCACTAGAAACTGACGAACCGGATCAAGAGGAACTACCGGATATATTTAAAGGCATTAATCTGCAAC GCGGTAAAACTGGAGTATACGAAATCGAAGATCTGGTCAAAGTTTTGCGTTTGAATAATGCTGAGAACATATTCGTCTGCACTGTACCTAGGGAAATCAAATACGTAGACTACATCTGTGTGGTGTCTGGAATGAGTTTCAGACATATGCGAGGCGTTGCGGAGTTTGTCCGGAAAGTTTTCAAAATGAAACGGAATGCTGGTGATATTATTCCTAAAATCGAAGGAGAAAACAGCCGAGATTGGATGGCGATGGATCTAGGGAATATTGCGCTTCATATTTTCGCGGAGTCTGCTCGGCAACAGTATGACCTGGAGTCACTCTGGGCCATTGGTGCAAAGTATGATCATGAGTGCAATAAACCGAACGAGCCACTGGTGGATCTTTTTGAACGACACTCCATTTATTTGAAGGACCTTAAGCCACTGAATGATAACGCAAATTTCAAGAATTCATTAGCTTGA
- the LOC129770168 gene encoding uncharacterized protein LOC129770168 isoform X1, with product MAFVLRKVLRQIIRPSVRFFNEEFTSPELQRNTRNEKEAQLKAPAPGSISDKYQVFRDIDATVILDVEEERQLQLQRDSHSALETDEPDQEELPDIFKGINLQRGKTGVYEIEDLVKVLRLNNAENIFVCTVPREIKYVDYICVVSGMSFRHMRGVAEFVRKVFKMKRNAGDIIPKIEGENSRDWMAMDLGNIALHIFAESARQQYDLESLWAIGAKYDHECNKPNEPLVDLFERHSIYLKDLKPLNDNANFKNSLA from the exons ATGGCTTTTGTGTTACGGAAAGTGTTAAGACAAATCATCAGACCTTCTGTTCGGTTCTTCAATGAAGAGTTTACCTCACCAGAACTACAAAGGAATACACGTAACGAAAAAGAAGCACAGTTAAAAGCACCGGCCCCGGGTTCTATCTCTGATAAGTACCAAGTTTTCCGGGACATTGACGCCACAGTCATCCTAGATGTGGAAGAAGAGCGCCAACTTCAGCTGCAACGTGATTCACACTCGGCACTAGAAACTGACGAACCGGATCAAGAGGAACTACCGGATATATTTAAAGGCATTAATCTGCAAC GCGGTAAAACTGGAGTATACGAAATCGAAGATCTGGTCAAAGTTTTGCGTTTGAATAATGCTGAGAACATATTCGTCTGCACTGTACCTAGGGAAATCAAATACGTAGACTACATCTGTGTGGTGTCTGGAATGAGTTTCAGACATATGCGAGGCGTTGCGGAGTTTGTCCGGAAAGTTTTCAAAATGAAACGGAATGCTGGTGATATTATTCCTAAAATCGAAGGAGAAAACAGCCGAGATTGGATGGCGATGGATCTAGGGAATATTGCGCTTCATATTTTCGCGGAGTCTGCTCGGCAACAGTATGACCTGGAGTCACTCTGGGCCATTGGTGCAAAGTATGATCATGAGTGCAATAAACCGAACGAGCCACTGGTGGATCTTTTTGAACGACACTCCATTTATTTGAAGGACCTTAAGCCACTGAATGATAACGCAAATTTCAAGAATTCATTAGCTTGA